A single region of the Schizosaccharomyces osmophilus chromosome 3, complete sequence genome encodes:
- the cda1 gene encoding chitin deacetylase Cda1, with product MYETRDLTGAAGRIVDQSPWPNNSKIAVSFVVNYEEGGERSLLYGDEGFETFLTEGGLMPFPNRPVRERSIESCFEYGSRCGFWRILNLFKKHEVPFTCWAIGQAVEKNPVVVRAMEEAGCEVGSHSYRWINYENLPEDVEYEHVKKSILAIQKASPTNTPPRSWYTGRASLRTRKIVCQVYRELNLPQPFDSDDYNDDLPYWVPDPLAEEKSDEEDKGLLIVPYTLDVNDMKFAVAPGFCNGEDFFTYCRDAFDVLYEEGQNGAPKMITIGLHCRMTGRPGRFRGLQKLMEHIALKEGVWVATREQIANAWASKHPYQKQ from the coding sequence ATGTACGAAACTCGCGACTTGACAGGTGCTGCTGGACGAATTGTGGATCAAAGTCCCTGGCCAAATAATAGTAAAATAGCGGTTTCCTTTGTGGTTAACTACGAAGAGGGTGGGGAGCGTTCCCTTTTGTACGGCGATGAGGGATTCGAAACATTTTTAACAGAGGGCGGTTTGATGCCTTTTCCCAATCGTCCCGTTCGTGAGCGTTCAATTGAATCCTGCTTTGAGTATGGATCACGCTGCGGCTTTTGGAGGATACTAAACTTATTCAAAAAGCACGAGGTTCCTTTCACCTGTTGGGCAATTGGTCAGGcagtagaaaaaaatcccGTAGTCGTTAGAGCCATGGAAGAAGCCGGATGTGAAGTAGGATCGCATTCCTACCGTTGGATTAATTACGAAAATCTTCCAGAAGACGTGGAGTATGAGCATGTTAAAAAATCGATTTTGGCTATCCAGAAAGCTTCTCCTACCAATACTCCTCCTCGTAGCTGGTATACAGGCCGCGCTAGTCTACGCACTCGTAAAATCGTCTGTCAAGTCTATCGCGAACTTAATTTACCTCAACCTTTCGATTCGGATGATTACAATGATGACCTTCCTTACTGGGTCCCTGATCCCTTGGCTGAGGAGAAAAGCGACGAGGAAGACAAAGGTCTTTTAATCGTGCCTTACACACTTGATGTTAATGATATGAAATTTGCCGTTGCTCCAGGATTCTGTAATGGGGAAGACTTTTTCACTTACTGCCGAGACGCCTTTGATGTTTTATATGAAGAGGGACAAAATGGTGCCCCCAAGATGATCACCATTGGCCTCCATTGTCGAATGACTGGCCGTCCAGGTCGTTTCCGTGGTTTACAAAAGTTGATGGAGCATATTGCCCTCAAAGAAGGTGTTTGGGTTGCTACTCGAGAACAAATCGCAAATGCATGGGCTTCCAAGCATCCTTATCAAAAGCAATAG
- the pms1 gene encoding MutL family mismatch-repair protein Pms1 has protein sequence MSIIRPITNDTVHRICSGQVITDLASAVKELVENALDAGATTIEVRIKNYGLDSIEVSDNGSGISKEDQESIGKKHYTSKIEAFGDLDTLETFGFRGEALSSLCSVSDVTITTATALESPKGLQLKLDHEGSVISKSTVASQKGTMVSIHNLFSTLPVRRKVFERNCRRDFSKSISLLQAYAVISIEKKFIIFHQTKASGKVVQFSTNMNSDINLNIMNIFGTKLSSNLVRWQDGFIEGYISRPHVGSVRLSSDKQMVFINRRPISLPKLVKAIQEVFKMYSMSQAPFFAINLTLTEGTVDVNVSPDKRSVFLSEENFIIDFVRESLQRLCEGTAHSLTESKLQPSITTPSSSPYEINLASFSSQPDSSQKSLFSGFSKDDDLIDADTYGNEFSTSHKRKLSNSREDNESDTMKAPILNKTSTRTYGTEHGTSDNNLESRLSASHEKMRQRLSSFVSNSTLRKPKADEKYVLSPSPLRSSASESLKSISPSGPEPSPSPFPKRFPISPPGADESLLSSSSPVEANENVFSSSPIPPKTSALQKRKFFLGKPTDNLRKIKETVDVSFDNWENNLTFNDDITKEPAKLGLIHDISDTNQEEHLDLTIHKADFLKMRIVGQFNRGFIVVIHKNNLFIIDQHASDEKFNYEKLKGRVKLKPQELVAPKQLNLAATEEIVLFEHMEMIREKGFEIIVNMDEPVGKRCKLIAVPSGKSVVFDVGDLLEMLNLLSEHPRINPISSKLERMLASKACRSSIMIGRALTISEMSTVVRHLADLSKPWNCPHGRPTMRHLFRMKDST, from the exons ATGTCAATTATACGACCTATTACGAATGACACCGTG CATAGAATATGCTCAGGCCAGGTAATCACAGATTTGGCGTCAGCAGTAAAAGAACTGGTCGAAAATGCTCTTGATGCTGGTGCGACAACCATTG AGGTTCgcataaaaaattatggTCTTGATAGTATAGAGGTCTCGGATAATGGCTCGGggatttcaaaagaagatcaAGAATCTATCG GAAAAAAGCATTATACCTCAAAGATCGAAGCATTTGGGGATTTAGATACTCTGGAGACATTTGGATTTCGTGGAGAAGCATTAAGCAGTCTTTGTTCTGTTTCCGACGTGACGATTACAACTGCAACTGCCTTAGAATCTCCAAAAGGACTTCAACTAAAACTAGATCATGAAGGGTCTGTGATAAGTAAATCTACGGTTGCTTCACAA AAAGGGACAATGGTTTCCATTCATAACCTGTTTTCCACTTTGCCTGTTAGAAGAAAAGTGTTTGAGCGGAATTGTCGGCGCGATTTTTCCAAgtcaatttctttgcttcAAGCATACGCGGTCATCTctatagaaaagaaatttataatttttcatcaaacaaAGGCATCTGGGAAAGTTGTGCAATTTTCAACAAATATGAACTCGGACATAAACCTGAATATAATGAATATATTCGGTACGAAGTTATCATCAAATTTAGTCAGATGGCAAGATGGATTTATAGAAGGATACATCTCAAGGCCACACGTGGGATCAGTTCGATTGTCTTCCGATAAACAAATGGTGTTTATTAATAGACGACCCATCAGTCTACCAAAACTAGTGAAAGCAATCCAAGAGGTTTTTAAGATGTATAGCATGTCTCAAGCTCCTTTTTTTGCCATTAACCTAACGTTAACTGAAG GAACCGTGGACGTAAATGTCTCTCCAGATAAACGATccgtttttctttctgaggaaaattttattatcGACTTTGTAAGAGAATCTTTACAGCGCTTATGTGAAGGAACTGCGCACTCGCTGACAGAATCCAAGCTACAGCCTTCCATAACGACACCATCTTCTAGCCCTTATGAAATCAACCTTGCCTCTTTCTCTAGCCAACCCGATTCTTCTCAgaaatctttattttcgGGCTTCAGCAAGGACGATGACTTGATTGATGCCGATACATATGGCAACGAGTTTTCCACAAGTCACAAGCGAAAgctttcaaattcaagagAAGACAATGAAAGTGATACGATGAAAGCTCCTATATTGAATAAAACTTCCACGAGAACATATGGAACAGAGCACGGTACATCAGATAACAATTTGGAAAGTCGGCTTTCTGCTTCACATGAAAAAATGCGACAACGTTTGTCATCGTTTGTTTCTAATTCAACTTTaaggaaaccaaaagcGGATGAAAAATATGTATTATCCCCTTCACCTTTGAGAAGTTCGGCTTCCGAATCCTTAAAAAGCATTTCCCCAAGCGGACCTGAACCGTCACCATCCCCATTTCCGAAGAGGTTTCCTATATCTCCACCAGGAGCAGATGAATCTTTATTATCTTCCTCTTCTCCTGTCGAAGCCAATGAAAACGTGTTCTCTTCCAGTCCAATTCCACCCAAAACGTCTGCCTtacaaaaacgaaaattctttcttggGAAACCTACAGAtaatttaagaaaaataaaagaaaccgTGGATGTTTCTTTCGATAATTGGGAAAATAATCTGACTTTTAATGATGATATTACGAAAGAGCCTGCCAAACTGGGTCTAATCCATGACATTTCTGATACCAATCAAGAGGAGCACCTAGATCTTACCATACATAAAGCAGACTTTCTGAAGATGAGAATAGTTGGCCAGTTTAATAGGGGATTCATAGTAGTCATCCACAAAAACAACCTTTTCATCATAGATCAACATGCAAGTGatgaaaaattcaattatGAAAAACTAAAGGGTAGAGTCAAATTGAAACCACAAGAACTAGTGGCACCGAAACAGCTTAATCTCGCAGCCACTGAGGAAATTGTCCTTTTTGAGCATATGGAAATGATCCGTGAGAAGGGATTCGAAATTATTGTGAACATGGATGAACCTGTAGGGAAACGCTGTAAGTTAATAGCTGTTCCTTCTGGAAAGAGCGTTGTCTTTGATGTAGGAG ATTTATTG